In Saccharolobus solfataricus, a genomic segment contains:
- a CDS encoding IS5-like element ISC1234 family transposase, which translates to MGVEGSTMARTLRHIPNLMYYPLPPIEDMPWREKWLTEIKPVLDAMDLERVLGEGALVYLKLLIVMVLYSCSYRDAVKMVNVNVVVAWFVGRKVGKSTLHDFVGRLYGVRKKLLEISFKLEEKCLPSYLPASAHLVDFMAWLVDSFLLDLPPGKRSVETFREKAELERREGNLERARKLLSLGRTKRRFEGRWTKKRGVSHYGLKAIAVISVSLFVRSITVKPANFSDKRFKSPLKGIKIADRGFSPSPTQLIAREKPFTTLRAHVEFFGTYLNAFWRPYGTTTWRNDVFLHVLGVIYNIKMFLAIQRRTPPGRRAVQL; encoded by the coding sequence ATGGGAGTAGAGGGTAGTACCATGGCAAGAACATTAAGACACATACCAAACCTGATGTACTACCCTCTTCCCCCAATAGAGGATATGCCGTGGAGGGAAAAATGGTTAACGGAGATCAAGCCCGTGCTGGACGCCATGGATTTGGAGAGGGTTCTGGGCGAGGGCGCGCTGGTTTACTTGAAGTTGTTAATCGTCATGGTGCTCTACTCTTGCTCCTATAGGGACGCGGTGAAAATGGTTAACGTGAACGTGGTCGTGGCCTGGTTCGTGGGGAGGAAGGTGGGGAAGAGCACGCTGCACGACTTCGTGGGCAGGTTGTACGGGGTGAGGAAGAAGTTGTTGGAGATTTCCTTCAAGCTTGAGGAGAAGTGCCTACCCAGTTACCTCCCTGCGAGCGCGCATCTCGTGGACTTCATGGCGTGGCTAGTGGACTCCTTCCTACTGGACTTACCTCCTGGGAAGAGGAGCGTGGAGACCTTTCGGGAGAAGGCGGAGCTGGAGAGGAGGGAAGGTAACCTGGAGAGGGCCAGGAAGCTGCTCTCCCTGGGGAGAACCAAGAGGAGGTTCGAGGGAAGGTGGACCAAGAAGAGAGGGGTCTCGCACTACGGGCTCAAGGCCATAGCCGTGATCTCCGTCTCCCTCTTCGTGAGGTCCATCACGGTGAAGCCGGCCAACTTCTCGGACAAGAGGTTCAAGTCACCGCTCAAGGGGATTAAGATCGCGGACAGGGGATTCTCTCCCTCCCCGACACAGCTCATAGCGCGGGAGAAGCCCTTCACTACCCTGAGGGCCCACGTGGAGTTCTTCGGCACCTACCTGAACGCGTTCTGGAGGCCCTACGGGACCACGACCTGGAGGAACGACGTCTTCCTTCACGTCCTGGGAGTGATCTACAACATCAAGATGTTCCTCGCGATCCAACGGAGGACTCCTCCAGGACGTAGAGCCGTTCAGCTCTGA
- a CDS encoding ATP-binding protein, with protein sequence MYIEEIKRVLSDQRDVLEEKMSRKLVERDVPNLLKYLEVPNALAILGVRRSGKSTLSLLLLKRKKFAYVNFDDERFYNLNIGDLNKVLQAIYELYGVDVDYIVLDEIHNVKGWELFVSRLRDVKKLIITGSNSKMLSGELATYLTGRHSDYILFPFSFQEYLKYKEVKVEYFSTRVISTLKNELEKYTEVGGFPEALMLGKEQVNVIYNDILFKDIVSRYKIREIEKFREFARTVISYYSNEISLSSIAKILGLNKRTVEKWASGLREAYLTFFIPRYGEKLKQRLTYNKKVYVVDVGIVSNLAIKGKDKGRIIENLVAIKLLRELQGEEKLYYMRNNYEVDFYDEKNSRLIQVTYTSDKIENREIRGLIEGYRLTKAKKLLIITWDLEEKIQVEGVNIEVLPLYRFLLE encoded by the coding sequence ATGTATATTGAAGAAATAAAGAGAGTTCTTAGTGACCAGAGGGATGTCTTAGAAGAGAAAATGAGTAGGAAGTTAGTTGAAAGAGACGTACCGAACTTATTAAAGTATTTAGAAGTGCCAAACGCTTTAGCAATCTTAGGTGTAAGAAGATCCGGGAAATCGACACTTTCCCTACTTCTTCTCAAGAGAAAGAAATTCGCTTATGTAAACTTTGACGATGAGAGATTTTATAACCTTAACATCGGCGATCTTAATAAGGTTTTACAAGCAATTTACGAACTTTATGGTGTTGATGTAGATTATATAGTTTTAGACGAGATTCATAACGTAAAAGGATGGGAGCTTTTTGTCTCAAGGTTAAGGGATGTTAAAAAGCTTATAATTACTGGGAGTAATTCTAAAATGCTTTCTGGAGAATTAGCTACGTATTTAACTGGTAGGCATAGCGATTATATCCTTTTCCCTTTTTCTTTTCAGGAATATTTAAAGTATAAAGAGGTGAAAGTAGAATACTTTTCAACTAGGGTTATTTCGACGTTAAAAAATGAATTGGAAAAATACACAGAAGTTGGAGGTTTTCCAGAAGCATTAATGTTGGGGAAAGAACAAGTGAATGTAATTTACAATGACATCCTCTTTAAAGATATTGTAAGTAGGTATAAAATTAGGGAGATAGAGAAGTTCAGAGAGTTTGCGAGGACTGTAATCTCTTATTACTCTAATGAGATTTCACTTTCGAGTATCGCAAAGATATTAGGATTAAATAAGAGGACTGTAGAGAAATGGGCGAGCGGGTTAAGAGAAGCATACTTGACCTTTTTTATACCTAGATACGGTGAAAAATTGAAGCAAAGACTTACTTATAACAAGAAAGTTTATGTGGTTGATGTTGGGATAGTTTCAAACTTAGCAATAAAAGGGAAGGATAAAGGAAGGATAATAGAGAATCTAGTAGCTATAAAACTCTTGAGGGAATTACAAGGTGAGGAGAAATTATATTATATGAGGAATAATTATGAGGTTGACTTTTATGACGAAAAGAACTCTAGGTTAATACAAGTAACTTATACTAGTGATAAAATTGAAAATAGGGAAATTAGAGGGCTCATTGAAGGTTATAGACTAACTAAGGCTAAAAAATTACTAATAATCACTTGGGATCTAGAGG
- a CDS encoding HEPN domain-containing protein has translation MNSKEIAEGYLREAKIRIKYAELSLNEDKDYAFCVRASQEIVELSIKAILRLLGIEYGKIHDPGKILVENMDRLPSWLKKEAENIAYISRWLRAEREPSMYGDEVEGIPPTELYTESYCRKALESAKYVYELSLKLYNEIK, from the coding sequence ATGAATAGTAAGGAAATTGCTGAAGGTTATTTAAGAGAAGCTAAAATAAGGATTAAGTATGCGGAACTTAGCCTTAATGAGGATAAGGATTACGCTTTTTGTGTTAGAGCTTCACAAGAAATAGTTGAATTGTCTATAAAAGCAATTTTACGCTTATTGGGAATTGAGTATGGAAAGATCCACGATCCGGGTAAGATATTAGTTGAAAATATGGATAGATTACCATCATGGTTAAAAAAGGAAGCTGAAAATATAGCTTATATCTCACGATGGTTAAGGGCTGAGAGAGAACCATCAATGTACGGTGACGAAGTTGAAGGAATACCTCCTACAGAGCTTTATACTGAAAGTTATTGCAGAAAAGCATTAGAATCAGCAAAGTACGTATATGAGTTATCACTCAAACTGTATAACGAAATTAAATAA
- a CDS encoding nucleotidyltransferase domain-containing protein produces MEKEIVEAFLKVYGDNLVSIVLFGSYARGDQRKDSDIDLLIVLDKIEDRYEVFKKFFEVEKILDLTVYKELRQKGYNPYVSPIFLDVEKATKFRPLYIDIVFDAKILYDKNDVMKNTFERVRKRLEELGAVRKKKGRIYYVILTKVKPGEVIKYE; encoded by the coding sequence ATGGAAAAAGAGATTGTTGAAGCATTTCTGAAAGTTTACGGTGACAACTTAGTCTCCATCGTCCTTTTTGGATCTTATGCTAGAGGGGATCAGAGGAAAGATAGTGACATTGATTTGCTTATAGTTCTTGATAAAATTGAAGATAGATATGAAGTATTCAAAAAATTCTTTGAAGTAGAAAAGATCCTAGATCTCACTGTATATAAGGAGTTAAGGCAAAAGGGTTATAATCCCTACGTTTCGCCAATTTTCCTTGATGTTGAAAAAGCTACTAAGTTTAGACCACTATACATTGACATAGTGTTTGATGCTAAGATACTTTATGATAAAAACGATGTTATGAAAAACACTTTTGAGAGAGTTAGAAAAAGACTTGAGGAGCTAGGTGCAGTGAGGAAGAAGAAAGGGAGAATATATTATGTGATACTAACTAAGGTAAAACCTGGAGAGGTTATAAAGTATGAATAG
- a CDS encoding transposase, with product MVKAISTEKDLLLKVDKSFPWETFRSKLKSLYSKKPKWDVILLLKVLLIKFVFDISWNNLEGEIRDSKRFMDFLGGKVPPKSTVFFFYKKLQQTVIQEGETMRTTLMDELNKALDKVISEYREKGFELEVGREKTIGSRTTT from the coding sequence ATGGTAAAGGCAATTTCAACTGAAAAGGACCTCTTACTCAAGGTGGATAAATCCTTCCCTTGGGAAACGTTTAGGAGTAAGCTTAAGTCCCTTTACTCCAAGAAGCCCAAGTGGGACGTCATCTTACTCCTCAAAGTCCTCCTAATCAAGTTCGTTTTCGACATCTCTTGGAATAACTTGGAGGGAGAAATTAGGGACAGTAAGAGGTTTATGGACTTCTTGGGCGGGAAAGTTCCACCAAAGAGCACAGTATTCTTCTTCTACAAGAAACTTCAACAAACAGTTATTCAAGAGGGCGAGACGATGAGAACAACACTGATGGATGAGTTAAACAAGGCTTTGGACAAGGTGATCAGCGAGTATAGGGAAAAGGGCTTTGAACTTGAAGTTGGGAGAGAAAAAACGATAGGTTCGAGGACTACCACATAA
- the tnpA gene encoding IS200/IS605 family transposase — protein sequence MELKSTRHTKYLCNYHFVWIPKHRRNTLVNEIAEYTKEVLKSIAEELGCEIIALEVMPDHIHLFVNCPPRYAPSYLANYFKGKSARLILKKFPQLNKGKLWTRSYFVATAGNVSSEVIKKYIEEQWRKEGEEE from the coding sequence GTGGAACTAAAATCTACAAGACATACAAAGTACCTATGCAACTACCATTTCGTATGGATACCAAAACATCGTAGAAACACATTAGTCAACGAAATCGCCGAGTACACTAAAGAGGTACTGAAGTCCATTGCAGAAGAACTCGGTTGCGAAATAATAGCCCTTGAAGTAATGCCAGATCACATACACCTCTTCGTAAACTGCCCACCAAGATACGCACCATCATATCTAGCAAACTACTTCAAGGGGAAATCGGCAAGACTTATCTTAAAGAAATTCCCACAACTGAATAAAGGGAAATTATGGACTAGAAGCTATTTCGTGGCAACAGCCGGTAACGTATCCAGTGAAGTTATCAAGAAGTACATAGAGGAACAGTGGAGGAAAGAAGGTGAAGAGGAGTAA
- a CDS encoding ISH3-like element ISC1439A family transposase: MQTMILPKTELKSLAITLATNNINVISQDLDPEIVKAAPSLLTGNRGKYYLKVVRRGEKVISKGQRTFKFYPIYREVKGEINVVAVDETGLTVGEKEQEKAEGFLLYNWKRKGVKMRSLDLVYPLRLPLLVEVADLRSDSPSQFLLRSVREVSQYMEIDYVVADAGFLNLGVIKEMPVKTIVRGKSNLKGFKELSNVPLVEKRYEVKDKVYVAYRVLKFEGLYYYDVVYVKGKPRHFMFVTNFEGDPYELAELYRLRWQVEEGFKVRKARIRYVRKLSNKIFLFLYYTVLDSAWNLVNHLLFNFKSTCKKVLSFDSFVKLL; the protein is encoded by the coding sequence ATGCAAACCATGATATTACCCAAAACGGAGCTGAAGTCCCTCGCTATAACTTTAGCAACAAACAATATTAACGTTATCTCTCAAGATCTAGACCCGGAAATAGTGAAAGCAGCACCATCCTTGCTAACCGGAAACAGAGGAAAATACTACTTGAAGGTAGTAAGACGAGGCGAGAAAGTAATTAGTAAAGGTCAGAGAACCTTCAAGTTCTACCCAATCTACAGAGAAGTAAAGGGAGAGATCAACGTAGTCGCTGTAGATGAGACCGGATTAACCGTGGGAGAAAAGGAACAAGAAAAAGCAGAGGGCTTTCTACTCTACAACTGGAAGAGAAAAGGAGTAAAGATGAGATCCTTGGACCTCGTATATCCCTTAAGGTTACCCCTCCTAGTGGAGGTAGCAGATTTGAGAAGCGACAGTCCATCACAGTTCCTACTCAGGAGCGTGAGGGAAGTAAGCCAATACATGGAAATAGATTACGTTGTAGCTGACGCCGGATTCTTGAACCTAGGGGTCATCAAGGAAATGCCCGTGAAGACCATTGTGAGAGGAAAGTCGAACTTGAAGGGATTCAAGGAACTATCTAACGTTCCATTAGTTGAGAAGAGATACGAGGTTAAGGACAAGGTTTACGTTGCGTATAGGGTCTTGAAATTTGAAGGGCTTTATTATTACGATGTGGTTTACGTTAAGGGAAAGCCGAGGCACTTTATGTTCGTGACGAACTTCGAGGGAGATCCCTATGAACTGGCTGAACTCTATAGGTTGAGGTGGCAGGTTGAGGAGGGTTTCAAGGTTAGGAAGGCAAGGATAAGGTATGTTAGGAAGTTGAGTAATAAGATCTTCTTGTTCCTCTATTACACGGTTCTGGATTCTGCGTGGAATCTAGTGAATCATCTTCTCTTTAACTTCAAGTCCACGTGTAAGAAGGTTTTGTCCTTCGATTCATTCGTCAAGCTTCTCTAA